One Acidobacteriota bacterium genomic region harbors:
- a CDS encoding HAD-IA family hydrolase: protein MQKQSAQSPYTAVVFDLDGTLANTIPTVARLYSQVLHQHTGRQWTLAELLQYFGPPEDIIFERITNDKTLSATMLAEYYRLSEVHGAEFQAFAGIAEVLTRLRALDVRLGVFTSGVTAAALIRLRHAGLLDFFEAVIGGDQVTNYKPHPEGLQRLLRQFEVEPQTTLFIGDSPLDVQAGRAAGAKTAGVLWGAGTREALADAQPAELFEHPQQLLQFIK, encoded by the coding sequence ATGCAAAAACAATCCGCTCAATCCCCATACACGGCCGTCGTCTTTGATCTCGACGGCACACTGGCCAATACGATTCCCACGGTGGCGCGTCTTTATAGCCAGGTGTTGCACCAACACACGGGCCGCCAGTGGACATTGGCGGAACTGCTGCAATACTTCGGCCCGCCGGAAGACATCATTTTCGAGCGCATCACCAATGACAAAACCCTGAGCGCGACGATGCTCGCCGAGTATTACCGCTTGAGCGAAGTCCACGGCGCTGAATTCCAAGCCTTCGCGGGCATCGCCGAAGTGCTGACCAGGTTGCGGGCGCTAGACGTGCGCCTGGGCGTCTTCACCAGCGGCGTGACCGCGGCGGCGCTGATCCGCTTGCGCCATGCCGGACTGCTCGATTTTTTTGAAGCGGTGATCGGCGGCGATCAAGTCACGAATTACAAACCGCACCCCGAAGGCTTGCAACGGTTGCTCCGTCAGTTTGAAGTCGAACCGCAAACAACCCTTTTCATCGGTGATTCGCCGCTGGATGTGCAAGCCGGGCGCGCGGCGGGCGCGAAAACAGCAGGTGTGTTGTGGGGCGCGGGAACGCGTGAAGCATTGGCTGACGCGCAGCCTGCCGAGCTATTCGAGCATCCGCAACAGCTTCTGCAATTCATCAAATAA